From the Prunus dulcis chromosome 4, ALMONDv2, whole genome shotgun sequence genome, one window contains:
- the LOC117624103 gene encoding uncharacterized protein LOC117624103 yields the protein MVGEMKLMIAEEQKFQGKALSLSHTKTAITTIKEKFTEQQLQMFEQSCFGHLLGIEDLKWTSPIVHGLLLRKADPKTVSQLNGIKFIVGKKVIQFTAQQFCIVTGLRFGNLPFIPIPTNENCSLKRKYFANDKTVNLLELEKAFLECDDVDDVFKLGFLYFAVFVLLGSEKNVHIDMRYLKLAEDLEDFGKYPWGAITSE from the exons ATGGTTGGTGAAATGAAGTTGATGATTGCGGAGGAACAAAAATTCCAAGGGAAAGCATTGTCGTTATCCCATACGAAGACGGCAATCACTACGATCAAGGAGAAATTCACTGAACAACAGCTGCAAATGTTTGAACagagttgttttggtcatctcCTAGGGATTGAGGACCTCAAGTGGACTTCTCCGATTGTCCACGGGTTGCTGCTCAGGAAAGCTGATCCCAAGACAGTTTCCCAACTGAACGGGATCAAATTCATTGTTGGCAAGAAGGTCATCCAATTCACGGCGCAGCAATTTTGCATCGTGACAGGGCTAAGGTTTGGAAACCTTCCCTTTATTCCGATTCCCACGAATGAGAACTGCTCATTGAAACGGAAGTACTTTGCCAACGATAAAACTGTGAACCTGTTGGAATTAGAAAAGGCCTTCCTCGAATGCGATGATGTGGACGATGTATTCAAGCTTGGATTCTTATACTTTGCTGTCTTTGTGCTGTTGGGCAGCGAAAAAAATGTCCACATTGACATGCGATATTTGAAGTTGGCGGAAGACCTTGAAGACTTTGGGAAGTATCCATGGGGTGCT ATTACCAGCGAGTGA
- the LOC117626328 gene encoding protein PYRICULARIA ORYZAE RESISTANCE 21-like isoform X1 — translation MAEKEKETIMVLKVDLQCHKCYKKVKKVLCKFPQIQDQIYDEKQNQVVIKVVCCSPEKIRDRIRCKGGGAIKCIQIKEKPKEEKPKEEKPKEEKPKEEKPKEEKPKTPPPNRGPPCVPVGGYPVNGNACCMDCYHGHPGGPCQTGYGGVALYIQYDGYYGRPVCGSYGGGRSYNTNYCVARSDCFSEENPQGCTVM, via the exons Atggcagaaaaagaaaag GAGACGATAATGGTGCTGAAGGTGGACCTTCAGTGTCACAAATGCTATAAGAAGGTCAAAAAAGTTCTCTGCAAATTCCCTC AAATACAAGACCAGATATACGACGAGAAGCAAAACCAGGTGGTCATCAAAGTGGTATGCTGTAGTCCAGAGAAGATAAGGGACAGGATACGCTGCAAAGGTGGGGGAGCCATCAAGTGCATTCAGATCAAAGAGAAACCCAAGGAGGAGAAGCCCAAGGAGGAGAAACCCAAGGAGGAGAAACCTAAGGAGGAGAAACCCAAGGAGGAGAAGCCTAAAACTCCCCCACCAAACCGTGGGCCTCCGTGTGTTCCTGTAGGCGGTTACCCAGTGAACGGGAACGCGTGCTGTATGGATTGTTACCATGGGCATCCTGGTGGGCCATGCCAGACTGGCTATGGCGGAGTAGCCCTATACATTCAGTATGATGGTTACTATGGAAGGCCTGTGTGCGGCAGTTATGGCGGTGGCAGGAGCTACAATACTAACTACTGTGTTGCCCGCTCTGACTGTTTCAGTGAAGAAAATCCCCAAGGCTGCACAGTTATGTGA
- the LOC117625111 gene encoding microtubule-associated protein 70-5: MVCHEEQLGVERVGGEDLSLVHPDPVVLELNRMHNLLTEKSRELGIAQGEIKALRACEVLKDKAVEELINEVQKLDEKHRVTESLLEHKNLEIKKLTDDKRDALAAQYAAEATVRRVHANRKDDESPSIESVVAPLEAEIKMHKNEIAALQEDNKALQRLTKSKESALLEAERILRSALERALIVEEVQNHNVELKRQIEICQEENRILEKTNRQKVLEVEKLSQTIQELEEAILAGGAAANAIRDYKRQIEELHEEKRSLERELARVKVSANRVATVIANEWKDENDKVMPVKQWLEERRLMQADMQRLREKLAISDRTAKAEAQLKEKLKLRLKTLEEGLKHVSSFNPHLCVSPKAEKSSNFLGFLKSNGGLGKRSTSQPRASTIARSSPVQQPNSDNEAGNAAGQLKRSNSLRKKYGSGELMLKKSLWASRSKVVDIGEKENTEMKATNDTNKNDDRMVATEIEAQAGGNEDSPNKISTSCDNEDMVSGFLYDRLQKEVLNLRKHCEAKESDMNAKDQEIKMLMKKVDALSKAMEVESKKMKREAAARDKEAAAAKMDDNKKNRNINSSKRAMKAS, from the exons ATGGTGTGTCATGAAGAACAACTTGGAGTTGAACGGGTTGGGGGAGAGGACCTCTCCCTTGTCCATCCAGACCCTGTTGTGTTAGAGCTCAACCGTATGCACAACCTACTCACag AAAAGAGTCGGGAATTAGGGATTGCTCAGGGTGAGATCAAGGCTCTGAGAGCTTGTGAAGTTCTAAAGGATAAGGCTGTAGAAGAG CTCATAAATGAAGTACAGAAATTGGACGAGAAACACAGGGTCACTGAAAGTCTTTTGGAGCATAAG AATCTTGAAATCAAGAAACTAACAGATGACAAGAGAGATGCATTGGCTGCACAATACGCTGCAGAAGCAACTGTTAGAAGGGTACATGCAAATCGAAAGGATGACGAATCTCCTTCTATCGAGTCTGTCGTCGCTCCTCTTGAGgctgaaatcaaaatgcataAGAATGAG ATTGCAGCGCTTCAGGAGGATAACAAGGCTTTGCAACGTCTCACCAAGTCAAAAGAGTCTGCTCTTCTTGAAGCAGAAAGGATACTCCGAAGTGCACTAGAAAGGGCTCTAATAGTTGAAGAGGTTCAAAACCACAACGTCGAATTGAAGAGACAGATTGAGATCTGCCAG GAGGAAAACAGAATCCTAGAGAAAACAAACCGCCAGAAGGTTTTAGAGGTTGAAAAGCTTAGCCAAACCATTCAGGAACTTGAGGAGGCCATCTTAGCTGGTGGGGCTGCAGCCAATGCTATCCGTGACTACAAACGACAGATAGAAGAATTGCAT GAGGAGAAGAGAAGTCTGGAAAGAGAGCTGGCAAGAGTTAAAGTTTCAGCAAACCGGGTAGCAACTGTGATTGCAAATGAGTGGAAGGatgaaaatgacaaagttaTGCCCGTTAAACAGTGGCTGGAAGAGAGAAGACTAATGCAG GCAGACATGCAACGGTTGAGAGAGAAGCTGGCTATTTCAGATAGAACAGCTAAGGCTGAAGCACAACTCAAG GAAAAGTTGAAGTTGAGGCTGAAGACACTAGAAGAAGGGCTAAAGCATGTTTCAAGCTTCAATCCTCATTTATGTGTTTCCCCAAAAGCAGAAAAATCTAGTAACTTCTTAGGATTTCTGAAAAGCAATGGTGGATTAGGAAAGAGATCGACGTCACAGCCAAGAGCTTCTACCATTGCTAGAAGCTCTCCAGTGCAACAGCCAAATTCAGACAACGAAGCAGGCAATGCAGCTGGACAGCTAAAAAGATCAAATAGCCTCAGAAAGAAATATGGTTCTGGAGAACTTATGTTGAAAAAAAGTTTATGGGCATCTCGAAGTAAAGTTGTTGATATTGGTGAAAAGGAGAACACAGAAATGAAGGCAACTAATGATACTAATAAGAACGATGATAGAATGGTTGCCACAGAAATTGAAGCTCAAGCCGGTGGCAACGAGGACTCGCCCAACAAGATAAGTACCAGCTGTGACAATGAAGATATGGTCTCAGGATTTCTCTATGATAGACTTCAGAAGGAGGTCCTAAATCTAAGGAAGCATTGTGAAGCCAAAGAGAGTGATATGAATGCTAAAGATCAAGAAATAAAG ATGCTGATGAAAAAGGTTGATGCACTGTCAAAAGCCATGGAAGTAGAGTCTAAGAAAATGAAGAGAGAAGCAGCGGCTAGAGATAAAGAAGCTGCAGCGGCCAAAATGGATGATAACAAAAAGAATAGAAATATAAACTCCTCTAAACG GGCAATGAAAGCATCTTGA
- the LOC117626477 gene encoding pentatricopeptide repeat-containing protein At4g16390, chloroplastic, whose product MAYHLCSSPSSLFPNRQTPSHSLPSPRSFRLGSSGLRTLKLSFPSLHARTSLQINHVSLQEPVAQETQTPTNVPEVESPQRQNRNSGSLSKSYIWVNPSSPRASQLRQKSYDSRYASLVKVAEYLNSCSPSENDVFEALKGLGDRILEQDAVVVLNNMANPENALLALKYFQQNLKPKREVILYNVTLKVCRKGKDLDRAEKLFDELLKRGVQPDNVTFSTMIGCARMSSLPDKAVEWFEKMPSFGCNPDDVTYSAMIDAYGRSGKVDMAFSLYDRARTSKWRIDPVTFSTLIKIHGQSGNFDGCLNVYEEMKAIGAKPNLVIYNTLLDAMGRAKRPWQAKKIYREMINKEFSPNWVTYAALLRAYGRARYGDDALNVYREMKEKGMELNIILYNTLLAMCADVGYADEAVEIFKDMKSSETWKPDSWTFSSMITIYSCSGKVTEAETMLNEMLEAGFQPNIFILTSLIQCYGKAKRTDDVVRIFNQLLELGIMPDERFCGCLLNVMTQTPKEELCKLANCIERADEKLGYVVRLLVEKQDNSDNFKKGASELFNSIGSDVKKAYCNCLIDLCVNLDLLERACELLDLGLTLQIYIGIQSRSQTQWSLYLKGLSLGAALTALHVWINDLSRVLESGEELPPLLGINTGHGKHKYSDKGLASVFESHLKELNAPFHEAPDKAGWFLTTKVAVKSWLESRSSSELVAA is encoded by the coding sequence ATGGCTTATCATTTATGCTCTTCaccctcttctctcttccctAACCGCCAAACTCCCTCCCATTCTCTCCCTTCCCCAAGAAGTTTCAGACTGGGAAGCTCTGGTCTTCGCACTCTGAAACTCAGTTTTCCTTCACTCCACGCAAGAACCTCTCTTCAAATAAACCATGTTTCTTTACAAGAACCAGTTGCACAAGAAACCCAGACCCCCACCAATGTTCCAGAAGTTGAAAGCCCTCAACGCCAAAATAGAAATTCTGGGTCTTTGTCCAAAAGCTATATCTGGGTCAACCCCAGCAGCCCCAGAGCTTCGCAGCTCAGGCAGAAATCCTACGATTCCAGGTATGCTTCTTTAGTCAAAGTAGCCGAGTATTTGAACTCTTGCAGTCCAAGTGAAAATGATGTTTTTGAAGCTTTAAAGGGTTTAGGTGATAGAATCTTGGAACAAGACGCAGTGGTTGTGCTTAATAATATGGCCAATCCAGAAAATGCGTTGCTTGCGCTCAAGTACTTTCAGCAGAATTTGAAACCAAAGAGGGAGGTGATTCTGTACAATGTCACTTTGAAAGTGTGTAGGAAGGGTAAGGATTTGGATAGGGCAGAGAAGCTGTTTGATGAATTACTCAAGAGAGGTGTTCAACCTGATAATGTTACCTTTTCTACTATGATTGGTTGTGCTAGGATGTCCTCTTTGCCTGATAAGGCTGTGGAGTGGTTTGAGAAGATGCCCAGTTTTGGGTGTAATCCGGATGATGTTACCTATTCGGCTATGATTGACGCCTATGGGCGTTCCGGTAAGGTTGACATGGCTTTCAGTTTGTATGACCGAGCCAGGACATCGAAATGGCGCATTGATCCAGTGACGTTTTCAACATTGATCAAAATTCACGGGCAGTCCGGGAATTTTGATGGGTGCTTGAATGTGTATGAGGAAATGAAAGCTATAGGGGCTAAGCCAAACCTGGTTATTTATAACACTTTGTTGGATGCTATGGGAAGAGCTAAAAGGCCTTGGCAGGCCAAGAAAATTTACCGAGAGATGATCAACAAGGAGTTTTCACCAAATTGGGTAACCTATGCAGCTCTTTTAAGGGCCTATGGTAGAGCACGCTACGGTGATGATGCTCTTAACGTTTATCGAGAGATGAAGGAGAAGGGAATGGAGTTGAATATAATTCTTTATAATACCCTTTTAGCTATGTGTGCTGATGTTGGTTACGCTGACGAAGCTGTTGAGATTTTTAAAGACATGAAGAGTTCCGAAACTTGGAAGCCTGACAGTTGGACATTTTCATCCATGATTACCATATATTCATGTAGCGGGAAAGTCACAGAGGCAGAGACAATGTTAAATGAGATGTTGGAAGCTGGTTTTCAGCCtaatatctttattttgaCATCACTCATCCAATGCTATGGGAAGGCAAAGCGTACAGATGATGTTGTCAGGATATTCAATCAACTCCTAGAATTGGGCATAATGCCAGATGAGCGCTTCTGTGGTTGTCTCCTGAATGTGATGACTCAAACACCGAAGGAAGAACTTTGTAAGCTTGCCAATTGCATTGAGAGGGCTGATGAAAAGCTTGGGTATGTGGTAAGACTTTTGGTAGAGAAGCAAGACAACAGTGATAACTTTAAGAAGGGAGCATCAGAACTTTTTAATTCAATTGGTTCTGATGTAAAGAAGGCTTACTGCAATTGCTTGATTGATCTTTGTGTGAACCTCGATCTCTTGGAGAGAGCCTGTGAGCTACTAGACTTGGGGCTTACACTTCAGATATACATAGGTATACAGTCAAGGTCTCAGACCCAGTGGTCTCTCTATCTCAAGGGTCTGTCTCTTGGGGCAGCTCTGACTGCATTACATGTTTGGATTAATGACTTGTCTCGGGTATTAGAATCTGGTGAGGAGCTTCCGCCATTGCTAGGAATTAATACCGGACATGGGAAACATAAGTATTCAGACAAAGGTCTTGCGAGTGTATTTGAATCACATTTGAAGGAATTAAATGCGCCATTCCATGAGGCCCCAGACAAGGCTGGCTGGTTTTTGACGACAAAGGTTGCAGTCAAGTCATGGTTGGAGTCTAGAAGTTCATCGGAATTAGTTGCTGCTTAG
- the LOC117626328 gene encoding protein PYRICULARIA ORYZAE RESISTANCE 21-like isoform X3, translated as MAEKEKETIMVLKVDLQCHKCYKKVKKVLCKFPQIQDQIYDEKQNQVVIKVVCCSPEKIRDRIRCKGGGAIKCIQIKEKPKEEKPKEEKPKEEKPKTPPPNRGPPCVPVGGYPVNGNACCMDCYHGHPGGPCQTGYGGVALYIQYDGYYGRPVCGSYGGGRSYNTNYCVARSDCFSEENPQGCTVM; from the exons Atggcagaaaaagaaaag GAGACGATAATGGTGCTGAAGGTGGACCTTCAGTGTCACAAATGCTATAAGAAGGTCAAAAAAGTTCTCTGCAAATTCCCTC AAATACAAGACCAGATATACGACGAGAAGCAAAACCAGGTGGTCATCAAAGTGGTATGCTGTAGTCCAGAGAAGATAAGGGACAGGATACGCTGCAAAGGTGGGGGAGCCATCAAGTGCATTCAGATCAAAGAGAAACCCAAGGAGGAGAAGCCCAAG GAGGAGAAACCCAAGGAGGAGAAGCCTAAAACTCCCCCACCAAACCGTGGGCCTCCGTGTGTTCCTGTAGGCGGTTACCCAGTGAACGGGAACGCGTGCTGTATGGATTGTTACCATGGGCATCCTGGTGGGCCATGCCAGACTGGCTATGGCGGAGTAGCCCTATACATTCAGTATGATGGTTACTATGGAAGGCCTGTGTGCGGCAGTTATGGCGGTGGCAGGAGCTACAATACTAACTACTGTGTTGCCCGCTCTGACTGTTTCAGTGAAGAAAATCCCCAAGGCTGCACAGTTATGTGA
- the LOC117624100 gene encoding DNA repair protein XRCC3 homolog, with the protein MTPQNLMLLPLSTPKLSIGCPILDHCLGGGIACNSITELVGESGSGKTQLCLQLTVRAQLPPSHGGLGGSSIYIFTEFSFPFRRLQQLGNLYHASYPNLLRLEPLEDIYVHGVHGVHDAQELIHVLGDIEAFIAIDHTRLPVKLIVIDSIAALFRSQYQTTPADLKRRSEMFFNISGTLKGLANKYGLAVVVTNQVVDFIGPHHGVNGVRLGNLESLDTSGRRVSPALGLAWAHCINSRVFLARHEQSIEVDIRNAPSTSICSQTHRTFHLVFAPHLAYASAEFVIKKKGIVGVSQ; encoded by the coding sequence ATGacaccccaaaacctcatgcTCCTTCCTCTTTCAACCCCTAAATTATCCATTGGATGCCCAATACTAGATCACTGCTTGGGGGGTGGGATAGCCTGCAACTCCATAACAGAATTAGTAGGGGAGAGTGGTTCTGGGAAGACGCAGCTTTGTCTCCAACTTACGGTACGAGCTCAGCTCCCACCCTCACATGGTGGACTAGGGGGCTCCTCCATCTACATATTCACAGAATTCAGCTTCCCATTTCGTCGATTGCAACAACTAGGCAACCTTTATCATGCATCATACCCCAACTTATTAAGGTTGGAGCCATTGGAAGACATATATGTTCATGGTGTTCATGGTGTTCATGATGCTCAAGAACTCATCCATGTCCTTGGAGACATAGAAGCATTTATTGCCATTGATCACACCCGCCTACCTGTGAAACTCATTGTCATTGATTCCATTGCTGCATTGTTCCGATCACAGTATCAGACAACACCGGCAGATTTGAAACGGCGGTCTGAAATGTTCTTCAACATATCTGGGACATTGAAGGGTTTAGCAAATAAGTATGGGTTGGCTGTGGTTGTCACCAACCAAGTGGTGGATTTTATTGGGCCACATCATGGAGTGAATGGGGTGAGGTTGGGGAACTTGGAGTCCCTGGACACATCAGGCAGACGGGTGAGTCCAGCTTTGGGACTGGCTTGGGCACATTGCATAAATTCAAGAGTGTTCTTGGCAAGACATGAGCAATCTATTGAGGTTGACATTCGTAATGCTCCTTCAACAAGTATATGTAGTCAAACACATAGGACATTTCACCTTGTATTTGCCCCACATCTGGCCTATGCATCGGCCgaatttgtgataaaaaaaaaaggtatagtCGGAGTATCACAGTAA